A window of Phycisphaerales bacterium contains these coding sequences:
- a CDS encoding glycosyltransferase family 2 protein, with protein sequence MDQSPLRSRPAVVGLEALTAGANGTHAIHTNGSHATHTPHGRPWKVAAIVPCFNRRSDLVLLLKDVARQDLRPVKGRPIQLWLTVVDNASTDPLSTISIPDGLTVEFVRLEKNTGGSGGFNAGMSHVLSGAGLTAELGQPDFLWWLDSDARAGRKCLRELVKVLARHPRVGGVGSALGDIPTGDTWETGAKITRKNGYIKPCRPTDKRFPNEADYLAACSGLVRRTAVERTGLFPENFIYYDDIDWCIQMTAKTGLKIVGAPKSRAYHPPGNRRYVTWGRYYIARNCFSHMDVMKLGNWTRFKRALRELPRAVGQAMMGLEELAELHIKGLADAKAKNFPKIEPRDLVKPLGFKPFKDIQQVIDAAKAELQKEGISSPNLWVHPLLKSKIPGLEAFRRELRRVKFEWPTERSVWRNRALEGHLWKDFVEAAWRGLTSPTADVAIVPTGWPTSWFRGRILIQVTTEGLLVRRVRPMRQAVKAASIAWRGFGLAVGIGLRGPHTMQLPPAPAFRPVLKPVPAEEHIPTEVVPQAIPAAVG encoded by the coding sequence ATGGATCAGTCCCCGCTCCGCAGCCGCCCCGCCGTCGTCGGCCTCGAGGCCCTCACCGCCGGAGCGAACGGCACACACGCCATCCACACCAACGGCTCGCATGCGACCCACACCCCCCATGGGCGTCCGTGGAAAGTCGCCGCCATTGTCCCCTGCTTCAACCGCCGCAGCGACCTTGTGCTCCTCCTCAAGGATGTCGCCCGCCAGGACCTCCGCCCCGTCAAGGGCCGCCCCATTCAGCTGTGGCTGACCGTGGTTGATAACGCATCGACCGATCCGCTTTCTACGATCTCTATTCCCGATGGGCTGACGGTGGAGTTCGTGCGGCTTGAGAAGAACACCGGCGGCTCGGGCGGTTTCAACGCCGGCATGTCCCATGTCCTCTCCGGTGCAGGTCTTACGGCCGAGCTCGGGCAGCCCGACTTCCTCTGGTGGCTCGATTCCGACGCCCGCGCCGGGCGCAAGTGCCTGCGCGAGCTGGTCAAGGTGCTCGCCCGCCACCCCCGGGTCGGCGGCGTCGGGTCGGCCCTGGGCGACATCCCCACCGGCGACACCTGGGAGACCGGCGCCAAGATCACGCGGAAGAACGGCTACATCAAGCCATGCCGGCCCACCGATAAGCGCTTCCCCAACGAGGCCGACTACCTCGCCGCGTGCTCGGGCCTGGTCCGCCGCACCGCCGTGGAGCGCACCGGCCTCTTCCCCGAAAACTTCATCTACTACGACGACATCGACTGGTGCATCCAGATGACGGCCAAGACCGGCCTGAAGATCGTGGGCGCCCCCAAGAGCCGCGCGTACCACCCCCCAGGCAACCGCCGCTACGTCACGTGGGGCCGCTACTACATCGCCCGTAACTGCTTCTCGCACATGGACGTGATGAAGCTGGGCAACTGGACCCGCTTCAAGCGCGCCCTCCGCGAGCTGCCCCGGGCGGTCGGCCAGGCCATGATGGGCCTGGAGGAACTCGCCGAGCTGCACATCAAGGGCCTCGCCGACGCCAAGGCGAAGAACTTCCCCAAGATCGAGCCCCGCGACCTCGTCAAGCCGCTGGGGTTCAAGCCCTTCAAGGACATCCAGCAGGTGATCGACGCCGCGAAGGCCGAGCTCCAGAAGGAGGGCATCAGCAGCCCCAACCTCTGGGTGCACCCGCTGCTCAAGAGCAAGATCCCGGGTCTCGAGGCCTTCCGGCGCGAGCTCCGCCGCGTGAAGTTCGAGTGGCCCACCGAGCGCTCCGTGTGGCGCAACCGCGCCCTCGAGGGTCACTTGTGGAAGGACTTCGTCGAGGCCGCATGGCGGGGGCTCACCTCCCCCACCGCCGACGTCGCGATCGTTCCAACCGGGTGGCCGACCTCCTGGTTCCGCGGGCGCATCCTCATCCAGGTCACGACCGAAGGGCTGCTGGTGCGGCGCGTGCGTCCCATGCGGCAGGCGGTCAAGGCCGCGAGCATCGCGTGGCGCGGCTTCGGCCTCGCCGTGGGAATCGGCCTGCGCGGCCCGCACACGATGCAGCTTCCGCCGGCACCCGCATTCCGCCCGGTCCTCAAGCCTGTCCCGGCGGAAGAGCACATCCCCACGGAGGTCGTCCCGCAGGCGATTCCCGCGGCTGTGGGCTGA
- a CDS encoding glycosyltransferase family 2 protein encodes MLSVVILSYNRREALRRTLGELRAQGLFDSAQIIVVDNASSDGSPDMVRAEFPACEVLALTTNAGVAGFNRGAERARGDMLLILDDDAWPEPDALVAALEMLRTKPATGAVALLPKHPVSQVEEWRHEKLPQSRWPVMGCGNLIRTEVWRAVGGYEEGFFLYRNDTDLALKLLAAGFDVWFDPTWIVWHDSPGASRKSDRWLTLATRNWVWLARRHGRRFSKRIGALAGIAWAVRLAGLSPRRQWLVARGAWTGCWTRPPQVPAACHVDGKAFRDLVKRQVGGRWRARRPV; translated from the coding sequence GTGCTCTCGGTCGTCATCCTCTCCTACAACCGGCGCGAAGCCCTCCGCCGCACGCTTGGTGAGCTGCGCGCCCAGGGACTGTTTGACTCCGCGCAGATCATCGTCGTCGACAACGCCTCGTCCGACGGCTCGCCCGACATGGTGCGGGCCGAGTTCCCCGCATGCGAGGTGCTCGCGCTCACGACCAACGCTGGCGTCGCCGGCTTCAACCGCGGGGCCGAGCGCGCCCGCGGCGACATGCTGCTCATCCTCGACGACGACGCCTGGCCCGAGCCCGATGCACTTGTCGCCGCGCTGGAGATGCTCCGCACCAAGCCCGCGACCGGGGCGGTCGCGCTCCTCCCCAAGCACCCGGTGTCGCAAGTAGAGGAATGGCGGCACGAGAAGCTGCCGCAGTCGCGCTGGCCCGTCATGGGCTGCGGCAACCTCATCCGCACCGAGGTCTGGCGGGCGGTCGGCGGCTATGAGGAGGGCTTCTTCCTCTACCGCAACGACACCGACCTCGCCCTCAAGCTGCTGGCCGCGGGGTTCGACGTGTGGTTCGACCCTACGTGGATCGTCTGGCACGACAGCCCGGGCGCCAGCCGCAAGAGCGACCGCTGGCTCACCCTCGCCACCCGCAACTGGGTCTGGCTCGCCCGCCGGCACGGCCGCCGCTTCTCCAAACGCATCGGCGCCCTCGCGGGCATCGCCTGGGCCGTGCGCCTCGCCGGCCTCTCCCCCCGCCGCCAATGGCTGGTCGCCCGCGGCGCCTGGACCGGCTGCTGGACCCGCCCGCCTCAAGTTCCCGCGGCATGCCATGTGGACGGGAAGGCGTTCCGTGACCTGGTGAAGCGGCAGGTTGGTGGAAGATGGCGCGCTCGCCGACCCGTGTGA
- a CDS encoding FAD-dependent oxidoreductase: protein MDLRSGHPYWPLADPPQPRYPALTKDIACDVCVVGAGISGALAAYELARAGLRVVVADRRQPGRGSTAASTALLMYDLDVPLHELADRIGEEKAQRCYRVGVEAIDRIAEIAADLLDPCGFERRPSLLIAHDPKANEMIEREVVARREAGLEVTPLTRDEIEARYSFTAPGALWSPAAAEIDGYRFTHALLDDAFDHGALIYGHTRVGLPESGPPYRLPTDSGGEITAEHVVLAGGYEAIEAVGMPTRNKLISTYAVATTPVEAFKGWEDRALLWTTSKPYLYLRTTPDNRIIVGGSDEPLTDPDERDALIGEKANALMARLWHLFPKLRPEPEYAWAGFFIETPDGLPYIGAVPGKKGVYVSLCYGANGTTLAAAGARIIREMIVEKTSKDAHLFGVDRA from the coding sequence ATGGACCTGCGGTCAGGGCATCCGTACTGGCCACTGGCTGACCCTCCCCAGCCGCGTTACCCCGCCCTCACCAAGGACATCGCGTGCGATGTCTGCGTCGTCGGCGCGGGCATCTCCGGCGCCCTCGCCGCGTACGAGCTCGCCCGCGCCGGCCTCAGGGTTGTTGTCGCCGACCGCCGCCAGCCCGGTCGGGGCTCCACGGCCGCGAGCACCGCGCTCCTCATGTACGACCTCGATGTTCCTCTCCACGAACTCGCCGACCGCATCGGCGAGGAGAAGGCCCAGCGCTGCTACCGCGTCGGCGTCGAGGCGATCGACCGCATTGCCGAGATCGCCGCGGACCTGCTCGACCCCTGCGGCTTCGAGCGGCGCCCCTCGCTCTTGATCGCCCACGACCCCAAGGCCAACGAGATGATCGAACGCGAGGTGGTCGCCCGGCGGGAGGCCGGGCTCGAGGTCACCCCGCTCACGCGCGATGAGATCGAGGCCCGCTACTCCTTCACCGCCCCGGGAGCCCTGTGGTCCCCCGCCGCGGCGGAGATCGACGGGTACCGCTTCACCCATGCCCTGTTAGATGACGCCTTCGACCACGGCGCCCTCATCTACGGCCACACCCGCGTCGGCCTGCCGGAGTCCGGCCCGCCCTACCGCCTGCCCACCGACAGTGGCGGCGAGATCACCGCCGAGCACGTCGTGCTCGCCGGCGGCTACGAAGCCATCGAGGCCGTGGGCATGCCCACACGCAACAAGCTGATCTCCACTTACGCCGTGGCCACTACGCCGGTTGAGGCCTTCAAGGGCTGGGAGGACCGCGCCCTGCTCTGGACCACCAGCAAGCCTTACCTGTACCTCCGCACCACACCCGACAACCGCATCATCGTCGGCGGCAGCGACGAGCCCCTCACCGATCCCGATGAGCGCGACGCACTGATCGGCGAGAAGGCCAACGCGCTCATGGCCCGCCTGTGGCACCTCTTCCCCAAGCTCCGGCCTGAGCCCGAGTACGCCTGGGCGGGGTTCTTCATCGAGACGCCCGACGGCCTGCCCTACATTGGGGCTGTGCCCGGGAAGAAGGGCGTGTACGTGAGCCTCTGCTATGGCGCTAACGGCACCACCCTCGCCGCGGCCGGGGCCCGCATCATTCGCGAGATGATCGTTGAGAAGACCAGCAAGGACGCGCACCTCTTCGGCGTGGACCGCGCTTAG
- a CDS encoding FHA domain-containing protein, with product MPALIITEGKQKGLFLPLGHSTAVVGRDPAIALQIEDQLASRKHCQVRFDETRNGYVLTDMKSANGTRINDRVITGETVLNDDDEITIGSTKLLFTMSTPADGPSAMEVLKSARERHHSTIASPTRR from the coding sequence ATGCCCGCGCTGATCATCACCGAAGGCAAGCAGAAGGGTCTTTTCCTGCCCCTGGGCCACAGCACGGCCGTGGTGGGTCGCGACCCCGCGATCGCGCTCCAGATCGAGGACCAGCTCGCCTCCCGCAAGCACTGCCAGGTCCGATTCGACGAGACCCGCAACGGCTACGTTCTGACGGACATGAAGAGCGCCAACGGCACCAGGATCAACGATCGCGTCATCACCGGCGAGACGGTGCTCAACGACGACGACGAGATCACGATCGGCTCCACCAAGCTGCTGTTCACCATGTCCACCCCCGCGGACGGCCCCAGCGCCATGGAAGTCCTCAAGAGCGCCCGCGAACGCCACCACAGCACCATCGCCAGCCCGACGCGCCGGTAA
- a CDS encoding prenyltransferase/squalene oxidase repeat-containing protein, protein MRYAPLLLVLLAGCSAAPQTASPGMMQPERPRVTIPPNATPVTVTPEMKSDAITKGIAVILKLQQGNNNAEWPYEGVYRVRGQIPWGYRVGGTAICTLALVEAPGYKDDATRQEAVKKACKFICESRTEKDLSLETYKESYDVRSWGHLEAVATFSRMKQLEAFPAGMEQEIEDAMAFYLDALHKLEMPKVGGWNYARPGAPSTFMTARALQALFEAKAAGYTVDPEVVSRALAFLEKCKNATGAVMYAGTPRGEPRKSDGVPGATGRMCSVESTLFLAGRSNTPAMRGACDAFIVHWSWLNQRRVQTGTHVPPYGVAPYYFMFAHYYAATAAELLPASEREEYHRRINELLFSVRNEDGSWNDRVFERSAAYGTAMAMLAIMAPDRRPAAKWDGAPVAAKEPENKTATP, encoded by the coding sequence ATGCGCTACGCCCCGCTGCTGCTCGTCCTGCTCGCCGGCTGCTCCGCCGCTCCCCAGACCGCCAGCCCCGGCATGATGCAGCCGGAGCGCCCGCGCGTCACCATCCCCCCCAACGCCACCCCCGTGACCGTGACGCCCGAGATGAAGTCCGACGCCATCACCAAGGGCATCGCGGTCATCCTGAAACTGCAGCAGGGAAACAACAACGCCGAGTGGCCCTACGAGGGCGTCTACCGCGTGCGTGGCCAGATCCCTTGGGGCTACCGCGTCGGCGGAACCGCCATCTGCACCCTCGCGCTGGTCGAGGCCCCCGGCTACAAGGACGACGCCACGCGCCAGGAAGCGGTGAAGAAGGCCTGCAAGTTCATCTGCGAGAGCCGCACCGAGAAGGACCTCTCGCTCGAGACCTACAAGGAGAGCTACGACGTCCGCAGCTGGGGCCACCTCGAGGCCGTGGCCACGTTCTCGCGCATGAAGCAGCTCGAGGCGTTCCCCGCCGGCATGGAGCAGGAGATCGAGGACGCCATGGCGTTCTACCTCGACGCCCTGCACAAGCTGGAGATGCCCAAGGTCGGCGGGTGGAACTACGCCCGCCCCGGCGCTCCCTCGACCTTCATGACCGCCCGCGCCCTGCAGGCGCTGTTCGAGGCGAAGGCCGCGGGGTACACCGTGGACCCGGAGGTCGTGAGCCGCGCCCTGGCGTTCCTCGAGAAGTGCAAGAACGCCACCGGCGCCGTGATGTACGCCGGCACGCCCCGCGGCGAGCCCCGCAAGTCCGACGGCGTCCCCGGCGCCACCGGCCGCATGTGCTCGGTCGAGTCCACGCTCTTCCTCGCCGGGCGGTCCAACACCCCTGCCATGCGCGGCGCGTGCGACGCCTTCATCGTGCACTGGTCCTGGCTCAACCAGCGCCGCGTGCAGACCGGCACCCACGTGCCGCCCTACGGCGTCGCCCCGTACTACTTCATGTTCGCCCACTACTACGCCGCGACCGCCGCGGAGCTGCTCCCCGCTTCTGAGCGCGAGGAGTACCACCGCCGCATCAACGAGCTGCTCTTCAGCGTCCGGAATGAGGATGGCTCGTGGAACGACCGTGTGTTTGAGCGCAGCGCCGCCTACGGCACCGCCATGGCCATGCTCGCCATCATGGCCCCCGACCGCCGCCCCGCGGCCAAGTGGGACGGCGCGCCAGTGGCCGCGAAGGAGCCGGAGAATAAGACGGCGACGCCCTGA
- the lysS gene encoding lysine--tRNA ligase produces the protein MTQTSQGSEGSHRLESQRRENRSAIAALGLTPYGVRTPGIVSNGAAKALYDEGADQEQQTRGKEPGFVDRRPEALIAGRVVLLRDNGKLVWLQLRDASGDMQVAVSQRECSETGFKLAKLTDLGDMLVARGRVMKTKSGEITVWANDLRPGAKCLVPPPEKHAGLTDVELRYRQRYVDLWSNPETMKVFQIRSRVVSEMRRYLDAQGYMEVETPMLQVLAGGAAARPFVTHMNALSINLFMRIAPELYLKRLLVGGMPRVYEINRNFRNEGLDKQHNPEFTMLEAYEAFGNAETVMALTEGAVRHLAFFVAREMGVDTSEGLRLPFGEWMIDYGAPFDRVTYADLFQTALGFPMTDVKRAREEAVGRHLMGPEAASKLDDVLVINELFEECAEKSIDPARPTFITEYPSAISPLTRPKPDNPAVAERADLFIGHMEVAPHYTELNDPDVQEAKFREQLKGLDTEKSAEENTFRTMDHDFLRALKVGMPPAGGMGLGIDRLVMLLTNQRTIRDVVLFPLMRPEE, from the coding sequence ATGACGCAGACCTCGCAGGGCTCTGAGGGATCGCATCGGCTGGAGTCGCAACGGCGGGAGAACCGCAGCGCCATCGCGGCGCTGGGGCTGACGCCCTACGGCGTGCGCACGCCGGGGATCGTGAGCAACGGCGCCGCCAAGGCGCTGTACGACGAGGGCGCGGACCAGGAGCAGCAGACTCGCGGCAAGGAGCCGGGGTTCGTCGACCGGCGACCGGAGGCGTTAATCGCCGGGCGCGTGGTGCTGCTGCGCGACAACGGCAAGCTGGTGTGGCTGCAGCTGCGCGATGCGAGCGGGGACATGCAGGTGGCGGTCAGCCAGCGTGAGTGCAGCGAGACCGGGTTCAAGCTGGCGAAGCTGACGGACCTGGGCGACATGCTGGTGGCGCGCGGGCGTGTCATGAAGACCAAGAGCGGCGAGATCACAGTGTGGGCGAATGACCTGAGGCCCGGGGCCAAGTGCCTGGTGCCGCCGCCCGAGAAGCACGCGGGGCTCACCGACGTCGAGCTGCGGTACCGGCAGCGGTATGTGGACCTGTGGAGCAATCCCGAGACCATGAAGGTCTTTCAGATCCGCTCGCGGGTCGTGAGCGAGATGCGGCGCTACCTGGATGCGCAGGGGTACATGGAGGTGGAGACCCCGATGCTGCAGGTGCTGGCGGGCGGGGCCGCGGCGAGGCCCTTCGTCACGCACATGAACGCGCTGTCGATCAACCTGTTCATGCGGATCGCTCCGGAGCTGTACCTCAAGCGGCTGCTGGTGGGCGGCATGCCCCGCGTGTACGAGATCAACCGCAACTTCCGCAACGAGGGGCTGGACAAGCAGCACAACCCCGAGTTCACCATGCTGGAGGCGTACGAGGCTTTCGGCAACGCCGAGACAGTGATGGCGCTGACCGAGGGCGCGGTGCGGCACCTGGCGTTCTTCGTCGCGCGCGAGATGGGCGTGGACACCAGCGAGGGGCTGAGGCTTCCCTTTGGTGAATGGATGATCGACTACGGTGCGCCCTTCGACCGCGTGACGTACGCCGACCTGTTCCAGACCGCGCTGGGCTTCCCGATGACCGACGTGAAGCGGGCGCGCGAAGAAGCGGTGGGGCGGCACCTGATGGGCCCGGAGGCCGCGAGCAAGCTGGACGATGTGCTGGTGATCAACGAGCTTTTCGAGGAGTGCGCGGAGAAGTCGATCGACCCCGCGCGCCCGACGTTCATCACCGAGTACCCCTCGGCCATCTCGCCGCTCACGCGCCCCAAGCCGGACAACCCGGCGGTAGCGGAGCGCGCGGACCTGTTCATCGGGCACATGGAGGTCGCGCCGCACTACACCGAGCTGAACGACCCCGACGTGCAGGAGGCCAAGTTCCGCGAGCAGCTCAAGGGGCTGGACACCGAGAAGAGCGCGGAAGAGAACACCTTCCGCACCATGGACCACGACTTCCTGCGGGCGCTGAAGGTGGGCATGCCGCCCGCGGGCGGCATGGGCCTGGGGATCGACCGCCTCGTGATGCTGCTGACCAACCAGCGGACCATCCGCGACGTGGTGCTGTTCCCGCTGATGCGGCCTGAGGAGTGA
- a CDS encoding Rrf2 family transcriptional regulator translates to MFSQTTEYALRAMACLATAPGELVPTTTLATKTNVPANYLAKVLQQLASSGLIRGRRGVGGGYMLAREAGDINLLEIVQTVGELTTHDRVSLSYGPPNDVGTLQDTLAQVKTMVMKSLEGVTLQSLVQDSPKEGGKHNNGRRTADSAP, encoded by the coding sequence GTGTTCTCGCAAACCACTGAATACGCGCTACGCGCGATGGCGTGCCTCGCCACTGCCCCCGGCGAGCTCGTCCCTACCACCACCCTTGCCACCAAAACCAATGTCCCTGCCAACTACCTCGCGAAGGTGCTTCAGCAGCTGGCGAGCTCGGGGCTGATCCGCGGGCGCCGGGGCGTCGGCGGCGGCTACATGCTGGCGCGCGAGGCGGGGGACATCAACCTGCTGGAGATCGTCCAGACGGTGGGTGAGCTGACGACGCACGACCGCGTCAGCCTGAGCTACGGCCCGCCAAATGATGTGGGCACGCTGCAGGACACCCTGGCGCAGGTCAAGACGATGGTGATGAAGTCGCTCGAGGGCGTGACGCTGCAGTCGCTGGTGCAGGACTCGCCCAAGGAGGGCGGCAAGCACAACAACGGGCGGCGGACGGCGGATTCGGCGCCCTGA
- a CDS encoding cation-translocating P-type ATPase, producing the protein MQPVRASEVHPPVTWAFPRAVFTARFELRASIVAGVLLALGYVLHVWLKLGWAEGFIWASLAIGMVYGGRAAWASLREKKFDIDVLMIVGAGLAAYIGHPEEGALLLFLFVLAGALEDLAMERTKREVEALHKLMPTEALVLRDGEWVEAPAESLVIGESLRVRPGERVPADAVVVEGQSTIDQSAITGESMPRAVKAGDELYAGTINTDDPLVARVLRPVKESSLQKILDLVTQAREQREPVQRTIDRLSEPYAMGVMAVSVVVFVVWWLGLAREWTDAAYTAITLLIVASPCALVIATPTATLAAIARAAREGVLFKGGQSIDRLAGLAAVAFDKTGTLTFGRPRLYEVHPVAWSDGRELLAIAASLEADSTHPIAAAVREAAMERGVGTVEMTDVNHVTARGIEGRQADGGALVRLGSYAFTEEVIPVCLRNRVKEVLTKIQHRGHVAVVVARAGTGAGTEEDPGGDAAVLIMADQVRPGAAGLVRELHALGIKPVVMLTGDNRLTAGRIAESLGLDGFEAELLPQDKLEAVRKLKTGASGGVGVIGDGVNDAPALAAADVSVGIGTIGTAAALESSDIVLLSDNLAAVPWAVGLARKARSTVKRNLVFAVSVIVLMAAATLVGSLTGRVVPLSVGVLAHEGGTLLVVLNSLLLLWGKGITTDPGEKSTPITAICGKTKVSTVTS; encoded by the coding sequence ATGCAGCCGGTGCGGGCGAGCGAGGTCCATCCTCCGGTGACGTGGGCGTTCCCGCGGGCGGTGTTTACGGCGCGGTTTGAGCTGCGGGCGTCGATCGTCGCAGGCGTGCTGCTGGCGCTCGGCTACGTGCTGCACGTGTGGCTGAAGCTCGGGTGGGCCGAGGGGTTCATCTGGGCGAGCCTGGCCATCGGGATGGTGTACGGCGGTCGCGCGGCGTGGGCGTCCCTGCGCGAGAAGAAGTTCGACATCGACGTGCTCATGATCGTGGGGGCCGGCCTCGCGGCCTACATCGGCCACCCGGAGGAGGGCGCGCTGCTGCTGTTCCTCTTTGTGCTCGCGGGGGCGCTGGAGGACCTCGCGATGGAGCGCACGAAGCGCGAGGTGGAGGCTTTGCACAAGCTGATGCCCACTGAGGCCCTGGTGCTGCGGGATGGCGAGTGGGTGGAGGCGCCCGCGGAGTCGCTGGTGATCGGTGAGTCGCTGCGGGTGCGGCCGGGCGAGCGGGTGCCAGCGGACGCGGTGGTGGTGGAGGGGCAGTCGACGATCGATCAGTCGGCGATCACCGGCGAGTCGATGCCACGGGCGGTGAAGGCGGGCGACGAGCTGTACGCCGGCACGATCAACACCGACGACCCGCTCGTTGCGCGCGTGCTTCGACCTGTGAAAGAAAGCAGCCTCCAGAAGATCCTCGACCTGGTAACCCAGGCACGCGAGCAGCGCGAGCCGGTGCAGCGGACTATCGACCGGCTGAGCGAGCCGTACGCAATGGGCGTCATGGCGGTCTCGGTCGTCGTGTTTGTCGTGTGGTGGCTCGGGCTGGCGCGGGAGTGGACGGACGCCGCGTACACGGCCATCACGCTGCTGATCGTGGCGTCGCCGTGTGCGCTGGTGATCGCGACGCCGACGGCCACGCTCGCGGCGATTGCGCGGGCCGCGCGCGAGGGAGTGCTGTTCAAGGGTGGGCAGTCCATCGACCGGCTGGCCGGGCTGGCGGCGGTGGCGTTCGACAAGACGGGCACGCTGACATTCGGCCGGCCGCGCCTGTACGAGGTGCACCCGGTGGCGTGGAGCGACGGTCGCGAGCTGCTGGCGATCGCGGCCAGCCTGGAGGCGGACTCGACCCACCCAATCGCCGCAGCGGTGCGCGAGGCCGCGATGGAGCGGGGCGTGGGGACGGTGGAGATGACAGACGTCAACCACGTCACCGCACGGGGCATCGAGGGGCGGCAGGCCGACGGCGGGGCCCTGGTGCGGCTGGGGAGCTACGCGTTCACCGAGGAGGTAATCCCCGTGTGCCTGCGCAACCGCGTCAAGGAGGTGCTGACCAAAATCCAGCACCGCGGGCACGTGGCGGTCGTGGTGGCCCGTGCGGGGACCGGAGCAGGGACCGAGGAGGACCCCGGCGGAGACGCCGCCGTGCTGATCATGGCCGACCAGGTGCGCCCGGGGGCGGCGGGGCTCGTGCGCGAGCTGCACGCCCTTGGCATCAAGCCGGTGGTGATGCTGACCGGGGACAACCGTCTCACGGCGGGGCGGATTGCCGAGTCCCTGGGGCTCGACGGCTTCGAGGCCGAGCTGCTGCCGCAGGACAAGCTGGAGGCGGTTCGGAAGCTCAAGACGGGGGCGTCGGGAGGGGTGGGGGTGATCGGCGACGGCGTGAACGACGCGCCCGCGCTGGCGGCGGCGGATGTGTCGGTGGGGATCGGCACGATCGGCACCGCCGCGGCGCTGGAGAGCAGCGACATCGTGCTGCTGTCGGACAACCTGGCCGCGGTGCCGTGGGCAGTGGGGCTGGCCCGCAAGGCGCGGTCGACGGTGAAGCGGAACCTGGTATTCGCGGTGTCGGTGATCGTGCTGATGGCGGCGGCGACGCTGGTTGGTTCGTTGACTGGTCGGGTAGTGCCGCTCTCGGTAGGGGTGCTGGCCCACGAGGGCGGGACGCTGCTGGTGGTGCTGAACTCCCTTCTGCTGCTGTGGGGGAAGGGCATCACCACCGATCCGGGCGAGAAAAGCACTCCGATAACCGCAATTTGTGGAAAAACCAAGGTTTCCACTGTGACAAGCTAG